The proteins below are encoded in one region of Brevinematia bacterium:
- a CDS encoding HAD family hydrolase: MVEVKGFIFDLDGTLLDTLDDIVDAGNNVLRKLGIAFVEKEKFREFIGDGVRELFRRLLEYRGGFSDEKLLLAISMMKEEYSKNYLNKTKPYDGVYETLVFLKERGFKLSVLSNKQHFFTKELVSHFFRGIDFVSVIGIENPDDRKPNPRLAVEIAKIMNLEPREIFLVGDSATDILTAKNAGMRSVGVTWGFKTENEIISANPDYIVHTPKEISKIVCSDTFN; the protein is encoded by the coding sequence ATGGTTGAGGTGAAGGGATTTATTTTTGATCTTGATGGGACACTTCTAGACACGCTTGATGATATTGTTGATGCTGGAAATAATGTTCTTAGAAAGCTTGGGATAGCTTTTGTTGAGAAAGAAAAATTCAGAGAGTTTATCGGAGATGGTGTTAGAGAACTTTTTAGGAGATTACTTGAGTATAGGGGGGGATTTTCCGATGAAAAACTTTTACTAGCAATAAGTATGATGAAAGAGGAGTATTCTAAGAACTATCTTAACAAAACCAAGCCCTATGATGGAGTTTATGAAACTTTAGTTTTTCTTAAGGAGAGAGGCTTTAAGCTTTCGGTGCTTTCAAACAAACAGCATTTTTTCACAAAGGAGTTAGTTAGCCATTTCTTTAGGGGTATAGACTTTGTATCAGTAATTGGTATAGAAAATCCTGATGATAGGAAGCCTAACCCTAGGCTAGCTGTTGAAATAGCAAAGATTATGAATCTTGAACCTAGAGAGATATTTCTTGTTGGAGATAGTGCTACTGACATTCTAACTGCAAAGAATGCAGGTATGAGATCAGTAGGAGTCACCTGGGGATTTAAAACAGAGAATGAGATTATTTCAGCGAATCCAGATTACATAGTTCATACTCCAAAGGAGATAAGTAAGATTGTTTGTAGTGATACTTTTAACTAG